In Actinomyces radicidentis, one genomic interval encodes:
- a CDS encoding IS3 family transposase, giving the protein MPICSTLTSAGVKIAPSTVDAARTRPPSPRARRDEVLKDEIRAVHAENYSAFGARKMQVMLNRSLVAERHGQGNVTRCTVERLMRSLGLRGTRRAKTPHTTRSAPREQCPADLVDRHFSAFQPNELWVADIPPQAGGTPSYVRTFSGWVYVAFVTDVNSRRIVGWQTTRQPVRTDLALDALNMGIWQRHKDGADLAGLVHHSDRGVQGGFKGWSQHCEDRRGCRWLRIRVGVGSGGRIVRFVR; this is encoded by the coding sequence GTGCCGATCTGCTCCACGCTGACAAGCGCCGGCGTCAAGATCGCCCCCTCCACCGTCGACGCGGCAAGGACCCGCCCGCCCTCACCACGCGCCAGGCGCGACGAGGTCCTCAAGGACGAGATCCGTGCCGTTCATGCTGAGAACTACTCGGCGTTCGGGGCCCGCAAGATGCAGGTCATGCTGAACCGGTCCCTGGTCGCCGAGAGGCACGGGCAGGGAAACGTGACCCGTTGCACGGTCGAGCGCCTCATGCGGAGCCTGGGGCTGCGGGGCACCCGGCGAGCCAAGACGCCTCACACGACGCGCTCCGCACCGCGTGAGCAGTGCCCCGCGGACCTGGTGGACCGCCACTTCTCGGCATTCCAGCCCAATGAGCTGTGGGTCGCCGACATTCCCCCGCAAGCGGGAGGTACCCCCTCCTACGTGCGTACCTTCTCGGGGTGGGTGTACGTCGCCTTTGTCACGGACGTGAACTCGCGTCGCATCGTGGGCTGGCAGACCACCCGCCAGCCCGTGCGCACCGACCTCGCCCTGGACGCCCTGAACATGGGCATCTGGCAACGCCACAAGGACGGCGCTGATCTTGCTGGCCTCGTCCACCACTCCGACCGTGGGGTGCAGGGCGGATTCAAGGGGTGGTCGCAACACTGCGAGGATCGGAGGGGTTGTCGGTGGTTGAGGATCAGGGTCGGCGTCGGCAGTGGCGGGCGGATCGTGCGGTTCGTGAGGTGA
- a CDS encoding transposase: MRSWPKDTGCLLRPGFDGGSDDRKDYCAWDSRKYPIELRERATRMTLEALADPARSKGALKRIADELVIHPEALRTWVRQAEVDQGTRPGTTTSEAERIKEPALEVRELRRANTILKSASAFFAAEPGRPSR; encoded by the coding sequence ATGCGGTCCTGGCCGAAGGACACCGGCTGTTTGTTGCGCCCCGGGTTTGATGGAGGCAGTGATGACAGGAAGGATTACTGCGCATGGGACTCAAGGAAGTACCCGATCGAGCTTCGTGAGCGGGCGACGAGGATGACGCTGGAGGCTCTGGCGGACCCGGCCAGGTCTAAGGGAGCGCTCAAGAGGATCGCCGATGAGCTCGTCATTCACCCGGAGGCTCTGCGCACCTGGGTCCGACAGGCCGAGGTGGACCAGGGCACCCGCCCCGGTACCACCACGAGCGAGGCTGAGAGGATCAAGGAGCCGGCGTTGGAGGTCCGCGAGCTTCGTAGGGCTAACACGATCCTGAAGAGTGCCTCGGCTTTTTTCGCGGCGGAGCCAGGCCGCCCGTCCCGCTGA
- a CDS encoding ABC transporter ATP-binding protein encodes METRTDSRLPDLGPQARARELWFFLKPYRLNVFAGVTLSVVGASISVAQPIAMMQIINAALQDSGFTVPLCILSVLLLLDVIVSGVQSWVLLRVGEHVVLDARKRLVGSILFWRLSSYRRFRRGDLVARTGNDVNSLRSIFSDGTIDAVGAVLTFLGAIVLMVIIDPVLFAASLAIFVVAGIVSWTFLSRITKETEEVNHYVGELSADLDRVLGGFITVITSGMRSKERDRLVARAVRAWRSGLRAATWDAMTTPVLLFGANLAFLVVFGLGGVRVASGALGLAEFVSFVLYFGALIPPVIVGFQAMTTIHRGLGALHRINEVLEEPAVTDAVEDDSVSNPAFTSALPVKVAVQNISFRYPGSEHPVLKDFSMEAAPGGITAIRGPSGSGKTTLLHILCGLEDPEAGEVRVDGALLNPRSFAEASSLTAFVQQEAPIFWGTIRENLTYGVHHYIPNEDHLTEMVSLLGLGRTIGRLPNGLDSHVDDHGVSLSGGERQRIAIARALLRRPRILILDEPTAQVDSANEVRLISVLKKFSSQMTIILSTHRSTLAEAADQIITLEGAGK; translated from the coding sequence GTGGAAACACGAACCGATAGCCGGCTCCCTGACTTGGGACCCCAGGCGCGCGCTCGTGAACTATGGTTTTTCCTGAAACCGTATCGGTTGAATGTTTTCGCTGGGGTCACACTTTCTGTTGTCGGCGCTAGCATCTCTGTGGCGCAGCCAATCGCGATGATGCAGATCATCAACGCCGCCTTGCAGGATAGCGGATTCACAGTTCCGTTATGCATTCTAAGCGTCTTGCTCCTATTAGACGTAATTGTCTCCGGTGTGCAATCGTGGGTGCTTCTACGGGTCGGCGAGCATGTAGTACTGGATGCGCGGAAGAGACTTGTAGGAAGCATCTTGTTCTGGAGGCTTTCGAGCTATCGGAGATTTCGCCGCGGGGATCTTGTCGCACGGACCGGCAACGACGTCAACAGTCTCCGATCAATTTTTAGCGATGGTACGATTGACGCTGTAGGAGCAGTTCTCACGTTCCTCGGGGCGATCGTGCTGATGGTCATAATTGATCCGGTGCTGTTTGCCGCAAGCCTTGCTATCTTCGTGGTCGCCGGGATTGTATCCTGGACGTTCCTGTCAAGGATTACAAAAGAGACTGAAGAAGTCAACCACTACGTGGGGGAGCTGTCAGCAGATCTTGATAGGGTCCTCGGCGGCTTTATCACGGTGATCACCTCCGGTATGCGGTCTAAAGAGAGAGATCGTCTTGTCGCGAGAGCCGTGCGGGCATGGCGATCTGGACTGCGTGCTGCAACCTGGGACGCGATGACTACGCCTGTCCTGCTTTTCGGGGCAAACCTTGCCTTTCTTGTCGTCTTCGGCCTTGGAGGTGTTCGGGTTGCATCCGGCGCGCTGGGCCTCGCAGAGTTTGTCTCCTTCGTCTTGTACTTCGGCGCCCTCATCCCGCCCGTGATCGTCGGATTTCAAGCCATGACCACCATTCATCGAGGACTGGGAGCTCTTCATCGTATCAACGAGGTTCTCGAGGAGCCCGCAGTGACAGATGCTGTCGAAGACGATTCTGTATCGAACCCAGCCTTCACCTCGGCATTGCCAGTAAAAGTTGCTGTGCAGAATATCAGTTTCAGATACCCAGGATCGGAACATCCTGTCCTTAAGGATTTTTCCATGGAGGCTGCGCCGGGCGGAATCACGGCGATACGAGGGCCGTCAGGAAGTGGGAAGACGACTCTCCTACACATTCTTTGTGGACTTGAGGATCCGGAAGCAGGAGAGGTGCGTGTAGACGGTGCACTGCTCAATCCTCGCTCTTTCGCAGAAGCGAGCAGCCTTACGGCATTCGTGCAGCAAGAAGCTCCGATCTTTTGGGGTACCATTCGCGAGAATCTCACTTATGGCGTCCATCACTATATTCCAAACGAAGATCATTTGACGGAGATGGTTTCACTCCTCGGATTGGGGAGGACAATCGGCCGTCTGCCCAACGGACTTGACTCTCACGTCGACGACCACGGTGTAAGCCTGTCCGGAGGGGAGCGACAGCGGATTGCGATTGCAAGGGCGCTACTGCGGCGCCCCCGAATTCTGATCCTCGATGAACCGACGGCTCAGGTGGACTCTGCGAATGAGGTCAGGCTGATTTCTGTTCTCAAGAAGTTTTCCTCGCAGATGACAATAATTCTAAGTACGCATCGCTCTACGCTTGCTGAGGCTGCTGACCAGATCATAACCTTGGAAGGTGCTGGAAAATGA
- a CDS encoding IS110 family transposase, whose product MAIVAHARPFVIGVDTHARNHAISILACPTGEIVDEAQFPATAAGLSRAVSWGGRRTGGDAGVLWVIEGTGTYGARLARAASDAGYAVVEAPRMNARANRGIGKSDPLDARRIAAAALPLQDTQLREPRADDGIRAAVKVLLASRDHMSTERTATINALTALLRVVDLGIDARRPLTATQIVTIAAWRTRDENLATATARGEATRLAKRVAALDTELKDITKRITDLVRQSPAGTLLDQPGIGPVTAAVALTAWSHLGRIRSEAAFASLAGVSPIPASSGNTVRHRINRGGDRRLNRALHMAIVTRMRMDPRTRAYVERRTAEGRSLREIRRCLKRYLAREIYRHLNTAARAQLKTT is encoded by the coding sequence ATGGCTATCGTCGCGCATGCCCGCCCGTTCGTCATCGGCGTGGATACCCACGCCCGCAACCACGCCATCTCGATCCTGGCCTGCCCCACCGGTGAGATCGTCGATGAGGCCCAGTTCCCCGCCACCGCAGCGGGTCTGTCACGAGCCGTGTCCTGGGGCGGACGACGCACCGGCGGCGACGCCGGCGTGCTCTGGGTGATCGAGGGCACCGGAACCTACGGGGCACGCCTGGCGCGCGCCGCATCGGATGCTGGATACGCGGTCGTCGAGGCCCCGCGCATGAACGCCCGCGCGAACCGCGGCATCGGCAAGTCCGACCCGTTGGACGCCCGCCGCATCGCCGCCGCAGCGCTCCCGCTCCAGGACACGCAGCTGCGCGAACCGCGCGCTGACGACGGTATCCGCGCCGCCGTCAAGGTGCTGCTGGCATCTCGTGATCACATGAGCACCGAGCGCACCGCGACGATCAACGCGCTCACCGCGCTGCTGCGAGTGGTCGACCTCGGAATCGACGCCCGCCGCCCGCTCACCGCGACGCAGATCGTCACGATCGCGGCATGGAGAACACGCGACGAAAACCTCGCCACCGCTACAGCCCGAGGCGAAGCCACCCGTCTCGCCAAGCGCGTCGCCGCACTCGACACTGAACTCAAGGACATCACCAAGCGGATCACCGATCTCGTCCGCCAGAGCCCTGCAGGCACGCTCCTTGACCAGCCCGGAATCGGGCCGGTCACCGCCGCCGTCGCGTTGACCGCCTGGTCGCATCTGGGTCGCATCAGATCCGAGGCCGCGTTCGCCAGCCTCGCCGGTGTCAGCCCGATCCCCGCGTCCTCGGGCAACACCGTCCGGCACCGCATCAACCGCGGCGGTGACCGACGCCTGAACCGCGCCCTCCACATGGCCATCGTCACCCGCATGCGCATGGACCCCCGCACCCGCGCCTACGTCGAGCGCCGCACCGCCGAAGGACGCAGCCTCCGCGAGATTCGTCGCTGCCTCAAGCGATACCTCGCCCGTGAGATCTACCGACACCTCAACACCGCAGCCCGGGCCCAGCTCAAGACGACTTGA
- a CDS encoding IS30 family transposase — MRSPGRPPVSRVACRDFWRLVAEGFSSEQAAQAVGVSAAVGARWFRQGGGMAPMSLAEPAGRYLSLDEREEIAVLHAKGEGVRSIARAIGRSAATVSRELRRNAATRGGAVVYRASVAQWKAEQAARRPKETKLASNPRLGQYVVDALAGRVTDAHGQAVRGPEVPGWKGRGKPRRADRPWSRGWSPEQISNRLKVDFPSDESMRISHEAIYQALFIQGRGALEREMTACLRTGRALRKPRQRRHSKPQGHVTADTLIAQRPQEASDRSVVGHWEGDLIIGTGRSAVATLVERVSRMTILVHLPRTEREDLHQEPGRVRSRPSGYSADAVATALEEALSHLPLEMRKTITWDRGGQMAAHAALTAATGTKIYFADPHSPWQRPSNENTNGLLRQYFPKGTDLSRWSAQDLQAVAHTLNDRPRKILGWKNPNEVFNHHLHSLQHTRVATTP; from the coding sequence ATGCGTTCTCCGGGGCGACCGCCGGTGTCCAGGGTCGCGTGCCGCGACTTCTGGCGCCTGGTGGCTGAGGGGTTCTCCAGTGAGCAGGCTGCGCAGGCCGTCGGCGTGTCGGCGGCCGTGGGGGCCCGATGGTTCCGCCAAGGTGGCGGGATGGCACCGATGTCGTTGGCCGAGCCCGCCGGCCGATACCTGAGCCTTGACGAGCGAGAGGAGATCGCCGTCCTTCACGCCAAGGGCGAGGGCGTGCGCAGCATCGCTCGTGCGATCGGCCGCAGCGCGGCGACGGTGAGTCGTGAGCTGCGTCGGAACGCCGCTACCCGCGGCGGGGCGGTGGTGTACAGGGCCAGCGTGGCCCAGTGGAAGGCCGAGCAGGCCGCCAGGCGCCCCAAGGAGACGAAGCTGGCCTCCAACCCGCGTCTTGGCCAGTACGTCGTTGACGCCCTGGCCGGCAGGGTGACCGACGCGCACGGGCAGGCCGTGCGCGGTCCGGAGGTACCGGGCTGGAAGGGGCGGGGCAAGCCGCGCAGGGCCGACCGCCCGTGGTCCAGGGGGTGGAGCCCGGAGCAGATCAGCAACCGCCTCAAGGTCGACTTTCCCTCTGATGAGTCGATGCGGATCAGTCACGAGGCGATCTACCAGGCGCTGTTCATCCAGGGACGCGGTGCTCTGGAGCGCGAGATGACCGCGTGCCTGCGCACGGGGCGGGCGCTTCGCAAGCCTCGCCAGCGACGACACAGCAAGCCCCAGGGGCACGTCACTGCCGACACTCTCATCGCTCAGCGTCCCCAGGAGGCCTCGGACCGCAGCGTCGTCGGGCACTGGGAGGGAGACCTGATCATCGGCACGGGCCGGTCCGCCGTCGCGACGCTGGTCGAGCGCGTCAGCCGCATGACGATCCTCGTCCACCTGCCGCGTACCGAGCGCGAGGACCTCCATCAGGAGCCCGGGCGGGTGAGGTCCCGCCCCTCCGGCTACAGCGCCGACGCGGTCGCCACGGCCCTGGAGGAGGCACTCAGCCACCTCCCACTGGAAATGCGCAAGACCATCACCTGGGACCGGGGAGGGCAGATGGCCGCCCACGCCGCCCTCACCGCCGCCACCGGCACCAAGATCTACTTCGCCGACCCCCACAGCCCGTGGCAGCGTCCCAGCAACGAGAACACCAACGGACTCCTGCGCCAGTACTTCCCCAAGGGCACGGACCTATCACGATGGAGCGCCCAGGACCTCCAGGCCGTCGCCCACACCCTGAATGACAGGCCCCGAAAGATCCTGGGCTGGAAGAACCCCAACGAGGTCTTCAACCATCACCTACACTCCCTCCAACACACACGTGTTGCGACCACCCCTTGA
- a CDS encoding ABC transporter ATP-binding protein, whose amino-acid sequence MTGPTSSVPGTAPARPTAPRGAAVRLEAVSHSFPLSHDLDHGWVQSAIRLVSPAARARHEAELAKPDTLDVLDGIDLSIEPGEFISLVGQSGCGKSTILRLLAGLDAPRHGRVLVDGEPVTGPAPERAMAFQDSTLLPWRTVRENVALGPQARGRLEKDERRITAALELVGLRDFADSYPSTLSGGMAQRAALARALVNRPRLFLLDEPFGKLDALTRLQLQDEIARLWRSQGFTAVLVTHDVDEALRLSDRVVVLSERPAHVLEDVVVPPEVRGDEGGAEFLRLRRRILHLLGR is encoded by the coding sequence ATGACTGGCCCGACCTCCTCCGTCCCCGGCACGGCCCCGGCGCGCCCGACCGCCCCGCGCGGGGCGGCCGTCCGCCTCGAGGCCGTCTCGCACTCGTTCCCGCTGAGCCACGACCTCGACCACGGGTGGGTGCAGTCCGCGATCCGCCTCGTCTCCCCCGCCGCGCGCGCCCGCCACGAGGCCGAGCTCGCCAAGCCCGACACCCTCGACGTGCTCGACGGCATCGACCTCAGCATCGAGCCCGGCGAGTTCATCTCCCTCGTCGGCCAGTCCGGCTGCGGCAAGTCGACGATCCTGCGGCTCCTCGCCGGCCTGGACGCACCGCGCCACGGGCGGGTCCTCGTCGACGGAGAGCCCGTCACCGGCCCGGCCCCCGAACGGGCCATGGCCTTCCAGGACTCGACCCTCCTGCCGTGGCGGACCGTCCGCGAGAACGTCGCCCTGGGCCCGCAGGCCCGCGGCCGCCTCGAGAAGGACGAGCGCCGCATCACCGCGGCCCTGGAGCTCGTGGGCCTGCGCGACTTCGCCGACTCCTACCCCTCGACGCTCTCCGGCGGCATGGCGCAGCGCGCCGCCCTCGCCCGGGCCCTCGTCAACCGCCCCCGACTGTTTCTGCTCGACGAGCCCTTCGGCAAGCTCGACGCCCTCACCCGGCTCCAGCTCCAGGACGAGATCGCCCGCCTGTGGCGCTCGCAGGGCTTCACCGCCGTCCTCGTCACCCACGACGTCGACGAGGCGCTCCGGCTCTCCGACCGGGTGGTCGTGCTCTCCGAGCGCCCGGCGCACGTCCTCGAGGACGTCGTGGTTCCGCCGGAGGTGCGCGGCGACGAGGGCGGCGCCGAGTTCCTGCGCCTGCGGCGCCGGATCCTGCACCTGCTGGGCCGCTGA
- a CDS encoding ABC transporter permease gives MTQQAASPAPTTGNEPAPPARPSAAPAASASARPMILTRGGAALAVWVVYLAVVALLPDADGALTAPHGPLLSVVGVLTVGLAAWVGAAVARPASDAAAALAHRLPWILFGGAWFIAWQLTTVKSNLLHPPYFAAPEVLLAGLGEDWRLLLSCLGSSALLFLTGYAIGSVAGFVTGLLMGWSRRADYWLHPLLQTIGPVPAAALLPLAVLVLPTTYLGAAFIVAFGAWFPMATMTRAGVRAVPRTYIDVARTLGADQSFLIRRLAIPAALPDVLTGLFTGLGTSLAALMTAELVGVDRGLAWYINWVKGWADYPRMYVGLVVLIVFCRALMVLLFKLRSSLLAWQQDLVRW, from the coding sequence GTGACACAGCAAGCCGCCTCTCCAGCACCGACGACGGGCAACGAGCCCGCGCCTCCCGCACGCCCGTCCGCGGCCCCTGCCGCGAGCGCGAGCGCGCGCCCGATGATCCTCACCCGGGGCGGTGCCGCACTCGCCGTCTGGGTCGTCTACCTCGCCGTCGTCGCCCTCCTGCCCGACGCCGACGGCGCCCTCACCGCGCCGCACGGGCCTCTGCTCTCCGTCGTCGGCGTCCTCACCGTCGGGCTGGCCGCCTGGGTCGGCGCCGCCGTCGCGCGCCCGGCGTCCGACGCCGCGGCCGCACTCGCGCACCGGCTGCCCTGGATCCTCTTCGGAGGAGCCTGGTTCATCGCGTGGCAGCTGACGACCGTGAAGTCGAACCTGCTCCACCCGCCGTACTTCGCGGCCCCGGAGGTACTGCTCGCGGGGCTCGGCGAGGACTGGCGCCTCCTCCTGTCGTGCCTGGGGTCCTCCGCCCTGCTCTTCCTCACCGGCTACGCGATCGGCTCCGTCGCCGGCTTCGTCACCGGTCTCCTCATGGGCTGGTCGCGCCGCGCCGACTACTGGCTCCACCCGCTCCTCCAGACCATCGGCCCGGTGCCGGCTGCGGCCCTCCTGCCGCTCGCCGTCCTCGTCCTGCCGACCACCTACCTGGGAGCCGCCTTCATCGTCGCCTTCGGCGCCTGGTTCCCGATGGCGACGATGACGCGCGCCGGCGTCCGCGCCGTGCCCCGCACCTACATCGACGTCGCCCGCACCCTGGGCGCCGACCAGTCCTTCCTCATCCGCCGCCTCGCGATCCCGGCGGCCCTGCCCGACGTCCTCACCGGTCTCTTCACGGGCCTGGGCACATCGCTCGCCGCCCTCATGACCGCCGAGCTGGTCGGCGTCGACCGCGGCCTGGCCTGGTACATCAACTGGGTCAAGGGCTGGGCCGACTACCCGAGGATGTACGTCGGGCTCGTCGTCCTCATCGTGTTCTGCCGCGCCCTCATGGTGCTCCTGTTCAAGCTCCGCTCCTCCCTGCTCGCCTGGCAGCAGGACCTCGTCCGGTGGTGA
- a CDS encoding ABC transporter substrate-binding protein: MPTPNDHTTPSQQPEQQAVPANDEVTSENAADILAADDAEDTAPARKGTSRRNLLIGGGVAVAALAVGGGWWATRSNKGADGVTGAAEEIKLVIGGDICAAPLYAAYHQGYFDDANLNVKLVRTQLTEDAKDAVGSGKYTGAPGIFFSWLEPIYNGLDARLAGGFHSGCLRMVVGNDSPITSLADLKGKKIGVPSLASSAFAYFSIGLTDAGIDPDPKAGQITWTTVDQDSLGTALADGTVDAITGSDPGALLPVLKGTAHELANNDDAAFCCSVALNGTFVKEHRAEAKALTEAWFKGSDWLAAGDDHLAEMAKTEVDNDYVATDEATVLKVLKTYGWTASAVDFRKAIEPGIGEFKKTGFISSSIDAKTLADKVYVDLGITR; the protein is encoded by the coding sequence ATGCCCACCCCCAACGACCACACCACCCCCTCCCAGCAGCCCGAGCAGCAGGCCGTCCCCGCGAACGACGAGGTGACGAGCGAGAACGCCGCCGACATCCTCGCGGCGGACGACGCCGAGGACACGGCCCCCGCCCGCAAGGGCACGAGCCGCCGCAACCTCCTCATCGGCGGAGGCGTGGCCGTCGCCGCCCTCGCCGTCGGCGGCGGCTGGTGGGCGACCCGCTCCAACAAGGGCGCCGACGGCGTCACCGGCGCCGCCGAGGAGATCAAGCTCGTCATCGGCGGCGACATCTGCGCCGCGCCCCTCTACGCCGCCTACCACCAGGGCTACTTCGACGACGCCAACCTCAACGTCAAGCTGGTCCGCACCCAGCTGACCGAGGACGCCAAGGATGCCGTCGGCTCCGGCAAGTACACCGGTGCGCCCGGCATCTTCTTCTCCTGGCTCGAGCCGATCTACAACGGCCTGGACGCCAGGCTCGCCGGAGGGTTCCACTCCGGGTGCCTCCGGATGGTCGTCGGGAACGACTCGCCCATCACCTCCCTGGCCGACCTCAAGGGCAAGAAGATCGGCGTGCCCTCGCTCGCGTCCTCCGCCTTCGCCTACTTCTCCATCGGGCTCACGGACGCCGGGATCGACCCGGACCCGAAGGCCGGCCAGATCACCTGGACGACGGTCGACCAGGACTCCCTCGGCACCGCGCTCGCCGACGGAACGGTCGACGCCATCACCGGCTCCGACCCGGGCGCGCTCCTCCCCGTCCTCAAGGGGACCGCCCACGAGCTCGCCAACAACGACGACGCCGCGTTCTGCTGCTCCGTCGCTCTCAACGGCACCTTCGTCAAGGAGCACCGGGCCGAGGCGAAGGCCCTCACCGAGGCGTGGTTCAAGGGCTCCGACTGGCTGGCCGCCGGCGACGACCATCTCGCCGAGATGGCGAAGACCGAGGTGGACAACGACTACGTCGCCACGGACGAGGCGACGGTTCTCAAGGTGCTCAAGACCTACGGCTGGACCGCGTCCGCCGTCGACTTCCGCAAGGCGATCGAGCCGGGGATCGGCGAGTTCAAGAAGACGGGCTTCATCAGCTCGTCGATCGACGCGAAGACCCTGGCGGACAAGGTCTACGTCGACCTCGGCATCACGCGCTGA
- the aspS gene encoding aspartate--tRNA ligase, with product MLRTRNAGSLRAADIGTTVTLTGWVDRRRDHGGVAFIDLRDASGIAQVVIREEVAHDLRAEYVLKVTGEVTARPEGNANPNLPTGEIEVVVSDVEILNPAAPLPFQVSDHAEDAGQVGEETRLKYRYLDLRRSSMQHAIRLRSKVSQAARRVLDSHDFVEIETPTLTRSTPEGARDFLVPARLAPGSWYALPQSPQLFKQLLMVAGMERYYQIARCYRDEDFRADRQPEFTQLDVEMSFVGQDDVIAVAEDVLKEVWALIGYDLPTPIPRMTYKDAMEKYGSDKPDLRFGLELVDLTEYFKDTTFRVFQNEYVGAVVMPGGASQSRRTFDAWQDWAKSRGAKGLAYVTIADDGTLGGPVAKNITDAEREGLAAATGANPGDAIFFAAGKVDASRALLGAARLEVGKRCGLIDDDAWAFTWVVDAPLFKPSAEAKAEGDVALGKSAWTAVHHAFTSPKPEWLDSFDEDPGNALAYAYDIVCNGNEIGGGSIRIHSHDVQERVFKVMGIGEEEAQEKFGFLLDAFQFGAPPHGGIAFGWDRIVSLLTRAESIRDVIAFPKSGGGYDPLTEAPAPITPEQRKEAGVDADPEDKGAEKAEKKAAKAAEKAEKKA from the coding sequence GTGCTGCGAACCCGCAACGCAGGCTCCCTGCGCGCCGCCGACATCGGCACCACCGTCACCCTCACGGGCTGGGTGGACCGCCGCCGCGACCACGGAGGCGTCGCCTTCATCGACCTCCGCGACGCCTCGGGCATCGCCCAGGTCGTCATCCGCGAGGAGGTCGCCCACGACCTGCGCGCCGAGTACGTCCTCAAGGTCACCGGCGAGGTCACCGCCCGCCCCGAGGGCAACGCCAACCCGAACCTCCCCACGGGCGAGATCGAGGTCGTCGTCTCGGACGTCGAGATCCTCAACCCCGCCGCCCCGCTGCCCTTCCAGGTCTCCGACCACGCCGAGGACGCCGGCCAGGTCGGCGAGGAGACGCGCCTCAAGTACCGCTACCTCGACCTGCGCCGCTCGAGCATGCAGCACGCCATCCGTCTGCGCTCCAAGGTCTCCCAGGCCGCGCGCCGCGTCCTCGACTCCCACGACTTCGTCGAGATCGAGACCCCGACGCTCACCCGCTCGACCCCGGAGGGCGCCCGCGACTTCCTCGTCCCGGCCCGCCTCGCCCCCGGTTCCTGGTACGCCCTGCCGCAGAGCCCCCAGCTGTTCAAGCAGCTCCTCATGGTCGCCGGCATGGAGCGCTACTACCAGATCGCCCGCTGCTACCGCGACGAGGACTTCCGCGCCGACCGCCAGCCCGAGTTCACCCAGCTCGACGTCGAGATGTCCTTCGTCGGGCAGGACGACGTCATCGCCGTCGCCGAGGACGTCCTCAAGGAGGTCTGGGCCCTCATCGGCTACGACCTGCCCACGCCGATCCCGCGCATGACCTACAAGGACGCGATGGAGAAGTACGGCTCGGACAAGCCGGACCTCCGCTTCGGCCTCGAGCTCGTCGACCTCACCGAGTACTTCAAGGACACGACCTTCCGCGTGTTCCAGAACGAGTACGTCGGCGCCGTCGTCATGCCCGGCGGCGCCTCGCAGTCCCGCCGCACCTTCGACGCCTGGCAGGACTGGGCCAAGTCCCGCGGTGCCAAGGGCCTCGCCTACGTCACCATCGCCGACGACGGCACCCTCGGCGGCCCCGTCGCCAAGAACATCACCGACGCCGAGCGCGAGGGCCTCGCCGCCGCCACGGGCGCCAACCCCGGCGACGCGATCTTCTTCGCGGCCGGCAAGGTCGACGCCTCCCGCGCCCTGCTCGGCGCCGCCCGCCTTGAGGTCGGCAAGCGCTGCGGCCTCATCGACGACGACGCCTGGGCCTTCACCTGGGTCGTCGACGCCCCGCTGTTCAAGCCGTCCGCCGAGGCCAAGGCCGAGGGCGACGTCGCCCTGGGCAAGTCCGCCTGGACCGCCGTCCACCACGCCTTCACCTCCCCGAAGCCGGAGTGGCTCGACTCGTTCGACGAGGACCCGGGCAACGCCCTGGCCTACGCCTACGACATCGTCTGCAACGGCAACGAGATCGGCGGCGGCTCGATCCGTATCCACTCCCACGACGTCCAGGAGCGCGTCTTCAAGGTCATGGGCATCGGCGAGGAGGAGGCCCAGGAGAAGTTCGGCTTCCTGCTCGACGCCTTCCAGTTCGGCGCCCCGCCGCACGGCGGCATCGCCTTCGGCTGGGACCGCATCGTCTCCCTGCTCACCAGGGCCGAGTCCATCCGCGACGTCATCGCCTTCCCGAAGTCCGGCGGCGGCTACGACCCGCTCACCGAGGCGCCCGCCCCGATCACCCCGGAGCAGCGCAAGGAGGCCGGCGTGGACGCCGATCCCGAGGACAAGGGCGCTGAGAAGGCGGAGAAGAAGGCTGCCAAGGCCGCTGAGAAGGCCGAGAAGAAGGCCTGA
- a CDS encoding L-threonylcarbamoyladenylate synthase, protein MSRYVELHPANPQARRVEKIVEEIRSGGIVAYPTDSGYALGCAPGNKEGLDRIRAIRQLDDKHNFTFMCADFAQAGPIAIVGNNAFRLIKRLTPGPWTFILKGTKEVPRMTLNAKKHTLGVRIPENPITQALVAGFGAPLLSSTFIRPGNDQPETNGWEIEDFLGHLIDVVIEGPVGSTEPTTVVDLTSDVPEVLREGAGDPDLL, encoded by the coding sequence ATGTCGCGCTACGTCGAGCTCCACCCCGCCAACCCGCAGGCCCGCCGCGTCGAGAAGATCGTCGAGGAGATCCGCTCCGGCGGCATCGTCGCCTACCCGACCGACTCCGGCTACGCCCTCGGCTGCGCCCCCGGCAACAAGGAGGGCCTCGACCGCATCCGGGCCATCCGCCAGCTCGACGACAAGCACAACTTCACCTTCATGTGCGCCGACTTCGCCCAGGCCGGCCCCATCGCCATCGTCGGCAACAACGCCTTCCGCCTCATCAAGCGCCTCACCCCCGGCCCCTGGACCTTCATCCTCAAGGGGACCAAGGAGGTGCCCCGCATGACCCTCAACGCCAAGAAGCACACCCTGGGCGTGCGCATCCCGGAGAACCCCATCACCCAGGCCCTCGTCGCGGGCTTCGGGGCGCCCCTGCTCTCCTCGACCTTCATCCGTCCCGGCAACGACCAGCCCGAGACCAACGGGTGGGAGATCGAGGACTTCCTCGGCCACCTCATCGACGTCGTCATCGAGGGCCCCGTCGGCTCCACCGAGCCCACCACCGTCGTCGACCTCACGAGCGACGTCCCCGAGGTGCTGCGCGAGGGCGCCGGCGACCCGGACCTCCTCTGA